In Electrophorus electricus isolate fEleEle1 chromosome 12, fEleEle1.pri, whole genome shotgun sequence, a single window of DNA contains:
- the clcf1 gene encoding cardiotrophin-like cytokine factor 1, protein MVGCVQVEDRAVTLSNERNSIERTYELTKYLDHQLKEIKDTYLLYLGPPFSDPDFSPPRPNISSLAVPSAATRVDLWRGLENGARLAQNQRAYSVLLCAVRELARSTLCPYLQSSLLHFCSGLSGLLGSISGLMNALGYTPPLPTDGHAPLTTPALSPRPALNDFTRKVEGFWVLRELQSWLWRSAKDFTRLKKRLRA, encoded by the exons ATGGTGGGATGTGTCCAGGTGGAGGACCGTGCTGTGACGTTGTCCAATGAGAGGAACTCGATAGAGAGAACATACGAGTTGACCAAATACCTGGACCACCAGCTGAAAGAGATCAAAGACACTTAT cTCTTGTATCTCGGACCTCCATTCAGTGACCCAGACTTCTCTCCACCGCGGCCCAATATCTCTTCCCTGGCAGTGCCCAGCGCCGCTACGCGGGTGGACCTGTGGCGCGGCCTGGAGAACGGTGCCCGCCTGGCGCAGAACCAGCGTGCATACAGTGTGCTGCTGTGCGCGGTGAGGGAGTTAGCCCGCTCCACGCTGTGCCCATACCTCCAGAGCTCCCTGCTTCATTTTTGTTCTGGGCTCAGTGGACTACTGGGCTCGATATCGGGGCTAATGAACGCTCTTGGCTACACCCCGCCCTTGC CTACTGATGGCCACGCCCCCCTGACCACACCTGCCCTCTCACCACGCCCTGCCCTCAATGACTTCACAAGGAAGGTTGAAGGTTTCTGGGTGCTGAGGGAGCTGCAGAGTTGGCTGTGGCGGTCTGCCAAGGACTTCACCAGACTGAAGAAACGACTCCGTGcctga